From one Bacteroides intestinalis DSM 17393 genomic stretch:
- a CDS encoding DUF4248 domain-containing protein, which yields MKKNVSDQESDAAIEEWPVRPYSKSELARAYAPEIGERSALNRLSRWIRFNEALYSALKATGYRSTQQIFTSKQVGLIFEYLGRP from the coding sequence ATGAAGAAAAATGTGAGTGATCAGGAATCGGATGCTGCCATTGAAGAATGGCCGGTGCGTCCTTACTCCAAGAGTGAATTGGCGCGTGCTTATGCACCCGAAATAGGAGAGCGTTCCGCGCTCAACCGTTTGTCTCGCTGGATACGTTTTAATGAAGCGTTGTATTCTGCTTTGAAGGCAACCGGTTATAGATCGACTCAGCAGATTTTTACATCTAAGCAAGTCGGCCTGATTTTTGAATATTTGGGAAGACCTTGA
- a CDS encoding HU family DNA-binding protein, whose translation MPLNYSIAMLKNPQKQDEEPKAYAKSQITGELTLKELGQQVASQTTVSRADVAAVIISTVENMIGGLRAGKQVDFGDLGKFRLQINSRAADTAEKFTAANITGVNIQFVPGEDLKDIFAGMSFSPVPTRAATRALLKAQKAGQTTVDISGSSNSGGKPDGGGGTDGDGGIEDDPLG comes from the coding sequence ATGCCACTGAATTACAGTATTGCAATGCTCAAGAATCCTCAAAAGCAGGATGAAGAGCCCAAGGCTTATGCCAAGTCACAAATAACCGGAGAACTGACTCTGAAAGAGTTGGGACAGCAGGTAGCAAGCCAGACCACCGTTAGTAGAGCGGACGTAGCCGCCGTAATCATCTCCACTGTGGAGAATATGATTGGAGGCCTGAGAGCCGGCAAACAGGTGGACTTCGGAGACTTGGGAAAATTCCGGTTACAAATCAACAGTCGTGCGGCAGACACGGCCGAAAAATTCACGGCTGCCAATATCACCGGAGTAAACATCCAATTCGTTCCCGGAGAGGACCTGAAGGACATCTTTGCCGGAATGAGTTTCTCACCCGTACCTACACGTGCTGCAACGCGTGCATTGCTCAAAGCCCAGAAGGCAGGGCAGACCACCGTAGATATTTCCGGTTCTTCAAACTCAGGCGGAAAACCTGATGGCGGCGGTGGTACCGATGGCGACGGAGGTATTGAAGACGATCCGCTGGGATAG
- a CDS encoding smalltalk protein, translating to MEKKSKSTWSVIIKVVIAVASALAGVLGLNACMA from the coding sequence ATGGAAAAAAAATCAAAATCAACCTGGAGTGTTATCATCAAAGTTGTAATTGCCGTGGCTTCTGCTCTGGCAGGAGTACTCGGCCTTAATGCCTGCATGGCATAA
- a CDS encoding N-acetylmuramoyl-L-alanine amidase — translation MKAGSFYQNYREVRLLVVHCSATRCDKNFSVEALRRCHLARGFASIGYHFYITRDGEVHICRPVHQIGAHATGWNDKSIGICYEGGLNEEGQPADTRTYAQKCSLLDLLRQLKTDYPKAKILGHYQLSKLVHKACPCFDAKKEYQEL, via the coding sequence ATGAAAGCAGGCAGTTTCTATCAAAACTATCGGGAGGTACGCCTCCTGGTAGTTCATTGTTCAGCAACACGCTGTGACAAGAATTTCTCCGTAGAGGCTCTTCGCCGTTGTCATCTGGCAAGAGGTTTTGCAAGCATCGGTTATCATTTCTATATCACACGTGACGGTGAAGTACATATCTGTCGTCCGGTTCATCAAATCGGTGCGCACGCTACAGGATGGAATGATAAAAGCATCGGTATCTGTTACGAAGGCGGACTCAATGAGGAAGGACAACCGGCTGATACAAGGACGTATGCACAGAAATGCTCGTTGCTTGATCTACTACGACAATTGAAAACAGACTATCCGAAGGCAAAAATACTGGGGCATTATCAGCTCAGTAAGTTGGTGCATAAGGCGTGTCCGTGCTTTGATGCAAAAAAAGAATATCAGGAATTATGA
- a CDS encoding MATE family efflux transporter: protein MEQGNNRTIAKNTAFLYFRMMFTMIVSLYTSRVILQTLGVDDYGIYQSVGGIVGFLSFINSALSTGSSRFLTYELGTGNLEKLKRTFSTTLTIHIVIALFVVIVAETLGIWFLYNKLMIPAERMDAAVYTFHISILTAVFTLTQVPYNASIIAHEKMSVFAYMSILECSAKLGVVYLLSIGGYDKLKLYATLLFIVQVGLICIYRLYCSRHFKETVYRFVFDKAIFKEIAGFSGWSLFAGSSIALNSQGILILLNMFFEPAVVAARSISIQVNMAASQFVDNFRTAANPQIVKKLAAGDLIGSKRLLLASTKYSYYMMFIICFPVCLLAHPLLKIWLGVVPDYTVIFLQIIVIQSLFQVFDTSFYTALYAKGRLRENALISPTLGFISFPIIYFLFKAGYSPVALSWASLLTYAVLGVIVKPILVVKIANYYWRDVWNVFKPCLLVTMAALPVPVFLYHIIGVDSIPHSIFIGFITVIIIILSVYWIGIDVLTKQKVWSYIKRRVKK from the coding sequence ATGGAACAAGGTAATAATAGAACCATCGCAAAGAATACCGCATTTCTGTATTTCCGTATGATGTTTACAATGATAGTTTCATTGTATACTTCGCGTGTGATACTGCAAACGTTAGGAGTTGACGATTATGGTATTTATCAGTCCGTAGGTGGAATTGTAGGCTTTTTGTCTTTTATCAATAGTGCGCTCAGTACAGGTTCATCTCGTTTTTTAACTTACGAATTAGGAACAGGTAATCTTGAAAAGTTGAAGAGAACTTTCTCTACAACATTGACTATCCATATAGTAATTGCTCTCTTTGTTGTTATAGTTGCGGAAACACTTGGGATATGGTTCCTTTATAATAAATTGATGATACCGGCTGAGCGGATGGATGCGGCTGTCTATACCTTTCATATATCTATATTGACAGCCGTTTTTACATTGACGCAAGTGCCTTATAATGCAAGCATCATTGCGCATGAGAAGATGTCGGTTTTTGCATATATGAGTATTCTTGAATGTTCGGCAAAACTGGGAGTTGTTTATCTTTTATCTATTGGCGGTTATGATAAATTGAAATTGTATGCAACTTTATTGTTCATAGTTCAGGTAGGACTCATCTGTATCTATCGTTTATATTGTAGTCGGCATTTCAAGGAAACGGTTTATCGTTTTGTTTTTGATAAGGCTATATTCAAAGAAATAGCGGGATTTTCGGGATGGAGTTTATTTGCCGGTAGTTCAATCGCTCTTAATAGTCAAGGTATTCTGATTTTGTTGAATATGTTTTTTGAACCTGCTGTGGTTGCGGCACGGTCTATTTCTATTCAGGTAAATATGGCGGCCAGCCAGTTCGTCGACAATTTTCGTACTGCGGCTAATCCGCAGATAGTAAAGAAACTGGCGGCGGGCGACTTGATAGGTTCTAAAAGGCTACTGTTGGCCTCCACCAAGTATTCTTATTATATGATGTTTATAATCTGTTTTCCTGTCTGTCTTCTCGCGCATCCTTTATTAAAGATATGGTTGGGTGTTGTGCCTGATTATACGGTTATATTTCTTCAGATTATAGTTATTCAGAGTCTGTTTCAAGTTTTTGACACTTCTTTTTATACAGCTTTGTATGCTAAAGGACGGTTGAGGGAAAATGCTCTAATATCACCAACCTTAGGTTTTATTAGTTTTCCTATAATTTACTTCTTATTTAAGGCAGGATATTCTCCTGTCGCTCTTTCATGGGCTAGTTTATTGACTTATGCCGTATTGGGGGTAATAGTAAAGCCTATATTGGTAGTGAAAATAGCAAATTATTATTGGAGAGATGTCTGGAATGTTTTCAAGCCCTGTTTGTTGGTTACTATGGCTGCTTTACCTGTACCTGTTTTTTTATATCATATAATAGGCGTTGATAGTATTCCACACTCCATTTTTATAGGTTTTATAACTGTTATTATAATTATATTGTCAGTATATTGGATTGGGATTGATGTGCTGACCAAACAAAAAGTTTGGTCATATATAAAACGGAGAGTAAAAAAATGA
- a CDS encoding aldo/keto reductase family protein: MDIPKIELNNGVKIPCIGNGPGIVGYSPRQDRISNSLFKRAFRKFIIRPKQEYDYVDAVANSFKIGFSLLDYSSSYGDGHLIGKAIKRSGVSRNDLFITTRISNQAQREQKVRACLMSQLQGMGVDYVDMLMFHWPVTDLYIDTWKEMVQLYKEGYCKCLGVANCHKHHIEELMKAADVVPSINQFEVHPLFTQKDLIGYCWSKGIQVEAYTAIARFDDRLMRLPLLKNIAQKYHKTVVQIILRWHVQTGVIPLVRSLNKSRQLENVSIFDFELTSNEMKAIDAININSRLRYDPDNCDFSIL; this comes from the coding sequence ATGGATATTCCCAAAATAGAATTGAATAATGGCGTTAAAATACCTTGCATTGGTAATGGTCCGGGAATTGTTGGCTACTCTCCAAGGCAAGATCGTATTTCTAATTCTTTATTTAAACGGGCGTTTCGAAAGTTCATAATACGACCAAAACAGGAATATGATTATGTGGATGCTGTTGCAAATTCTTTTAAGATAGGATTTAGTCTGTTAGATTATTCATCATCTTACGGCGATGGACATCTAATAGGTAAAGCTATCAAAAGAAGTGGAGTATCACGGAATGATTTATTTATTACTACAAGAATCAGTAATCAAGCTCAACGTGAGCAAAAAGTACGTGCGTGCCTCATGTCCCAACTTCAGGGTATGGGTGTAGATTATGTAGATATGTTGATGTTTCATTGGCCTGTAACAGATCTATATATAGATACCTGGAAGGAAATGGTGCAATTGTATAAAGAAGGTTATTGCAAGTGTTTAGGCGTTGCAAATTGTCATAAACATCACATAGAAGAGCTTATGAAAGCCGCTGATGTCGTCCCGTCAATTAATCAATTTGAAGTTCATCCTTTATTTACTCAGAAAGATCTTATTGGCTATTGTTGGAGCAAGGGAATTCAAGTAGAAGCATATACTGCGATAGCAAGATTCGATGATCGTTTGATGCGATTACCATTATTGAAAAATATAGCTCAAAAATATCATAAAACCGTTGTGCAGATTATTTTAAGATGGCATGTTCAAACAGGTGTAATTCCATTGGTAAGATCTTTGAATAAAAGTAGACAATTAGAGAATGTGAGTATTTTTGATTTTGAATTGACATCTAATGAAATGAAAGCTATTGATGCTATCAATATCAATAGTCGTTTGAGATATGATCCGGATAATTGTGACTTTTCGATTCTTTAG
- a CDS encoding SDR family oxidoreductase, translated as MNYLVTGCSRGVGLEICRVLLSEGNTVYGVARSYTDEFKKLESEYSGYLYFKSIDLSDCENIHKNVFKEYVTNKIQLDGYVNNAAMAYDDIVTNLNIDKLKAMYNVNVFTPMMITKYVLRNMLLSKKKGSIIHISSISAHTGYKGLAMYASSKGALEAFSKDTAREWGQLGIRSNVVVPGFMETAMSASLTEDQKDRIYKRTSLKTATSVRSVAETVAFLLSDKACSITGQNVHVDNGTI; from the coding sequence ATGAATTATTTAGTAACGGGATGCTCGCGAGGTGTAGGTTTAGAAATATGCCGTGTGCTGCTATCAGAAGGAAATACGGTATATGGCGTGGCAAGAAGCTATACAGATGAGTTTAAAAAGCTGGAGTCGGAATATTCCGGATACTTATATTTTAAAAGTATAGATCTTTCTGATTGTGAGAATATTCATAAGAATGTATTTAAGGAGTATGTTACTAACAAAATTCAGTTGGATGGATATGTAAATAATGCAGCCATGGCATATGATGATATAGTAACGAACCTTAATATAGATAAACTGAAAGCTATGTATAATGTGAATGTCTTTACTCCAATGATGATAACGAAATACGTGCTTCGCAATATGCTTTTATCTAAAAAGAAAGGTTCTATTATACATATTTCATCTATCAGTGCCCACACCGGATACAAAGGACTGGCAATGTATGCATCAAGCAAGGGTGCATTAGAAGCTTTTTCTAAAGATACTGCAAGAGAATGGGGGCAACTGGGGATTCGCTCAAATGTAGTGGTACCAGGATTTATGGAAACAGCTATGAGTGCATCTTTAACAGAAGATCAAAAAGATAGAATCTATAAACGTACATCTTTAAAAACCGCAACCAGTGTGAGATCCGTTGCTGAAACTGTGGCGTTTTTGCTTTCTGATAAGGCTTGCAGCATAACAGGGCAGAATGTACACGTTGATAATGGAACAATATGA
- a CDS encoding ANL family adenylate-forming protein, producing the protein MKPFLIDNDKVYTYQDLLDAIQTDGFYYPYYKVHDVFLYFVNLVKALANNQSLVLLDSDLNSSEIENLDESLVNQPRIINTSSFSDVPEVINAVKKSAAEITIFTSGTTGQPKKVLHSISSLTRSVRTGERYANQIWGYAYAPTHMAGLQVFFQAFENENTLVNIFGRSRNEVYRCISNHHITHISATPTFYRLLLPFEKEYDTVIRATLGGEKSDEHLYDSMRCVFPNAKINNVYASTEAGSLFAAKGDCFQIPEAIRDKFRVEDDELLIHKSLLGRSDSFKFEGDYYHSGDLIEWIDKSMGLFKFKSRKNELINVGGYKVNPGEVENVLLSIDGIQQVLVYGKANSVLGNILCADIQLEPNIALTEIDIKKILRSNLQDFKIPRRFRFVEAMTLTRTGKLKRQ; encoded by the coding sequence ATGAAACCTTTTTTGATTGATAATGATAAGGTATATACTTATCAAGATTTGTTAGATGCTATACAGACGGATGGCTTTTATTATCCATATTACAAAGTTCACGATGTGTTTTTGTATTTTGTAAATCTGGTTAAAGCGTTGGCTAATAATCAGTCATTGGTACTATTGGACTCTGATTTAAATTCTTCAGAGATTGAAAACTTAGATGAATCGTTAGTCAATCAGCCGCGAATTATAAATACGTCAAGTTTTTCTGATGTTCCAGAGGTTATAAATGCGGTAAAGAAATCGGCGGCCGAGATAACAATATTTACTTCCGGTACAACAGGTCAGCCCAAGAAAGTCCTCCATTCTATTTCATCTCTTACTCGATCAGTAAGAACAGGTGAACGGTATGCCAATCAAATATGGGGCTATGCTTACGCTCCTACTCACATGGCGGGATTGCAAGTATTCTTCCAAGCATTTGAAAATGAAAATACATTAGTAAATATATTCGGAAGGAGCCGCAATGAGGTTTACAGATGTATATCCAATCATCACATAACTCATATTTCTGCAACTCCTACTTTTTACAGGCTGTTGCTTCCTTTTGAGAAGGAATATGATACGGTAATTCGAGCTACCTTAGGAGGAGAGAAGTCCGATGAGCATCTTTATGACTCCATGCGTTGTGTTTTTCCAAATGCAAAAATTAATAACGTTTATGCATCAACAGAAGCTGGGTCATTGTTTGCGGCAAAAGGTGATTGCTTCCAGATACCGGAAGCTATCAGAGATAAATTTAGAGTTGAAGACGATGAACTTCTTATTCATAAGTCACTATTAGGTCGTTCTGATAGTTTTAAGTTTGAAGGTGATTATTATCATTCAGGAGATTTGATAGAATGGATCGACAAATCAATGGGTTTATTTAAATTCAAGAGCCGTAAAAACGAACTTATCAACGTAGGTGGCTATAAAGTAAATCCGGGAGAAGTAGAGAATGTCTTATTATCTATTGATGGTATTCAGCAGGTTTTAGTGTACGGTAAAGCAAATTCTGTGTTGGGCAATATATTATGTGCCGATATTCAATTGGAACCTAATATAGCATTAACAGAAATAGATATAAAGAAAATCTTACGTAGTAATTTGCAGGACTTTAAAATACCTCGCAGATTTAGGTTTGTAGAGGCTATGACATTAACAAGAACAGGAAAATTGAAAAGACAATGA
- a CDS encoding phosphopantetheine-binding protein, with product MKEKILTIINDIRLSKDLPVLESISEESSLRDDLGLTSFDLAELTVHIEDEFDIDIFEDGLVSTVGEIYTKLDKE from the coding sequence ATGAAAGAAAAAATATTAACTATTATCAACGATATCAGACTGTCAAAAGATTTACCGGTTTTGGAATCCATCTCTGAAGAAAGCAGTTTGAGAGATGATTTAGGACTTACTTCTTTTGATTTGGCAGAATTAACAGTTCATATTGAAGACGAATTTGATATTGATATATTCGAAGATGGATTAGTTAGTACTGTTGGTGAAATCTATACGAAACTTGATAAAGAATGA
- a CDS encoding 3-oxoacyl-ACP synthase III family protein: protein MKTILKNVQIKAVNSWLPSNSLEMLSLGSLYGEFEVNTIMKATGVNRVRIANKDMTSADMCRKAAEALFEQEGIGREEIDGLVFVSQTPDYILPATSILLQEKLMLSKDTVCIDIHYGCSGYIYGLFQASLWVSSGACKNVLVLSGDTTSRMINPNDKSLRMVFGDCGTSTLVSKGSDLIGFHIQSDGSGSDRLIVPAGGFRLPCSEETSVLEWDEDHNGRTKNDLFMDGIAIFNFAISQVHKNINTLIEYMEWNKADVGFYALHQANDFMVNYVRKKLKISADIAPTNVSNFGNTGPASIPLLFSDLCPAEYNLKKVIMCGFGVGLSWGSVAANLSNTHFYQPINK from the coding sequence ATGAAGACGATATTAAAGAACGTTCAAATAAAAGCCGTGAATTCATGGCTTCCTTCTAATAGTTTGGAAATGTTATCCCTTGGCAGTCTTTATGGTGAATTTGAGGTGAATACAATCATGAAGGCAACAGGTGTCAATCGAGTCAGAATTGCAAATAAAGACATGACGTCAGCAGACATGTGTCGAAAGGCTGCAGAGGCATTATTTGAACAAGAGGGCATCGGTAGAGAAGAAATTGATGGTTTAGTGTTCGTTTCACAGACACCGGATTATATTCTTCCGGCAACTTCGATATTATTACAAGAAAAATTGATGTTGTCTAAAGATACCGTTTGTATTGACATTCATTATGGCTGTTCCGGTTATATTTATGGTCTGTTTCAAGCATCCCTATGGGTAAGTAGCGGAGCATGTAAGAATGTACTCGTGCTTTCCGGTGATACTACATCCAGGATGATTAACCCCAATGACAAATCACTTCGTATGGTTTTTGGAGATTGTGGTACTTCCACTTTAGTATCTAAAGGAAGTGATCTCATCGGGTTTCACATACAGTCTGATGGTAGTGGCTCTGATAGACTCATCGTTCCTGCGGGTGGATTTCGTTTGCCATGTTCTGAAGAGACATCAGTGTTAGAGTGGGATGAAGATCATAATGGACGTACCAAAAATGATTTGTTTATGGATGGAATAGCCATATTCAATTTTGCAATATCACAGGTACATAAAAACATCAATACATTGATTGAATACATGGAATGGAATAAAGCGGATGTCGGCTTTTATGCCTTGCATCAAGCCAATGATTTTATGGTAAACTATGTGCGTAAGAAGCTCAAGATCAGTGCGGATATTGCTCCTACTAACGTGAGTAATTTCGGCAATACTGGACCTGCTTCAATTCCATTGCTTTTTTCTGATTTGTGTCCGGCAGAATATAATTTGAAGAAAGTTATTATGTGTGGTTTTGGAGTTGGATTATCATGGGGTAGCGTGGCCGCAAATCTGTCAAATACACATTTTTATCAACCAATAAATAAGTAG
- a CDS encoding SDR family NAD(P)-dependent oxidoreductase — protein sequence MYNPFTLESKTILVTGASSGIGRSTAIECSKLGAKLIITGRNAERLKETFLMLVGEGHQNIAADLSDDAQIDELVEQLPNLNGLVNNAGLTETILTQFVKRENIEKVLGINTIAPILLTQKILKKKKISCGGSIVFTCSISGTCVAGGGNVLYSTSKGAIHGFVKNAALDLAVKGIRVNEVCPGMINTSILDRGKIGEEELRIEASKYPMKRFGNPNEVSYGIIYLLSDASSFVTGTGIVIDGGFTLQ from the coding sequence ATGTATAATCCATTTACATTAGAGTCTAAAACTATTTTAGTCACAGGAGCGTCATCGGGAATAGGGCGTTCCACTGCTATCGAATGTTCTAAATTAGGTGCGAAACTCATAATAACAGGAAGAAACGCTGAACGTTTAAAAGAAACCTTTCTGATGTTGGTGGGTGAAGGCCATCAGAACATTGCGGCGGATTTATCTGATGATGCACAGATTGATGAATTGGTAGAACAATTGCCTAACTTAAACGGATTAGTAAACAACGCTGGGCTAACTGAAACTATACTTACGCAATTTGTGAAACGAGAAAATATAGAAAAGGTTTTGGGTATAAATACGATAGCACCAATACTTTTGACGCAGAAAATATTGAAAAAAAAGAAAATTTCATGTGGCGGAAGCATCGTTTTCACATGTAGTATAAGTGGCACATGTGTTGCCGGTGGCGGCAATGTCCTATATAGTACATCTAAAGGAGCAATTCATGGTTTTGTGAAAAATGCGGCTTTGGATTTGGCCGTTAAGGGTATTAGGGTCAATGAGGTGTGTCCTGGAATGATAAATACCAGCATACTTGATAGAGGAAAGATAGGTGAAGAGGAATTGAGAATTGAAGCTTCAAAGTATCCGATGAAGAGATTTGGAAATCCAAACGAAGTATCTTATGGCATAATTTATTTGCTATCAGATGCATCTTCTTTTGTCACTGGTACAGGTATAGTCATTGATGGAGGATTTACACTGCAATAA
- a CDS encoding acyl carrier protein, translated as MELKDFISQFVEQFDNLDVSTINGETYFKEMDVWTSMAALMIIGMIDDEYGVEISAKDIRSAETIADLFELVKTRKNV; from the coding sequence ATGGAATTGAAAGATTTTATTTCTCAGTTTGTTGAGCAATTTGATAATTTAGATGTTTCTACAATCAACGGTGAAACATATTTTAAAGAGATGGACGTATGGACGTCTATGGCTGCATTGATGATTATTGGTATGATAGATGATGAGTATGGAGTAGAGATATCAGCAAAAGATATCAGAAGTGCAGAAACAATTGCGGATTTATTTGAACTTGTCAAAACAAGAAAAAATGTATAA
- a CDS encoding Coenzyme F420 hydrogenase/dehydrogenase, beta subunit C-terminal domain, giving the protein MIDISDKAMCCGCNACGDVCAHDAITFKTDIEGFWYPEVDKSKCTDCGLCEKVCPIINIDTLKKNNLKQSICYVAEHKDIEVVFDSTSGGLFSALADIMYRNKGYVGGAIFNEDFSVRQYISPDKKDLIKLRSSKYLQSNFTGFYKQLRGLLKKGENVLVCGSPCQMAALRSFLRKDYENLIIVDFVCRGTNSPKVWRKYLDTFEERYGSPVVYCKAKSKEYGWRNLTQKVVLANGKAYYEPKDSNNYTKGYLQTGVFCRPSCYECKFKGYPRIADITLADFWGVENVKKTMDKNLGLSLVMVNSQKGASFFEKAKIRINSFQVPFETIEKGNLALTKSLDKPKVNREQFFKDLDNMTFTQIADKYILSTPKSKKFIIKKYIKYLFAVWRGTNHSPKAIYQFFKYNTFNEIIHGNVLIPASHVVIQLEKGGKIIKKGISYIGTKRYRKSKLETRLLIEKGGVLELGPNTNIMYGADIEVFHDAHLIYKGEGGSNIGATVICGEKIEIGKGTMMGRNVLIRDNNGDHYINRTGYKNTRPVVIGEKAWLCEGCTIMLGVNIGDGAIVGAKAFVTSNIPPNTMVSGNPSKVVDEDVLWKY; this is encoded by the coding sequence ATGATTGATATTTCGGATAAAGCAATGTGCTGCGGTTGCAACGCCTGTGGAGACGTGTGTGCTCATGATGCAATTACTTTCAAAACGGATATTGAAGGATTTTGGTATCCAGAGGTGGACAAAAGCAAGTGCACTGATTGCGGATTGTGTGAAAAGGTTTGTCCAATTATCAATATCGATACACTGAAGAAGAATAATTTGAAGCAATCAATTTGCTATGTAGCTGAGCATAAGGACATCGAAGTGGTATTTGACAGTACTTCGGGTGGATTATTTTCAGCTTTGGCTGATATAATGTATCGTAATAAGGGATATGTTGGTGGCGCTATTTTTAATGAAGATTTCTCAGTAAGACAGTATATATCACCCGATAAGAAAGATTTAATAAAACTGCGTAGTTCTAAATATTTGCAAAGCAATTTCACAGGGTTTTATAAACAGCTCCGTGGTTTGCTAAAAAAAGGAGAAAATGTATTAGTTTGTGGTTCTCCATGTCAAATGGCTGCATTAAGATCCTTTTTGCGAAAAGACTACGAAAACCTAATTATAGTGGATTTTGTATGCAGAGGTACAAACTCGCCTAAAGTTTGGCGGAAATACCTTGATACTTTTGAAGAAAGGTATGGCTCTCCAGTTGTATATTGCAAGGCCAAATCCAAGGAATATGGATGGAGAAATTTGACTCAAAAAGTAGTTTTGGCAAATGGAAAGGCTTATTACGAGCCTAAAGATTCGAATAACTACACAAAAGGATATTTACAGACTGGAGTCTTTTGTCGTCCTTCTTGCTATGAATGTAAATTCAAGGGATATCCACGCATAGCGGATATTACACTTGCGGATTTTTGGGGAGTAGAAAATGTTAAAAAGACAATGGATAAAAATTTGGGGTTATCCTTAGTTATGGTTAATTCTCAAAAAGGGGCATCATTCTTTGAGAAAGCAAAGATAAGAATAAATTCCTTTCAAGTACCTTTTGAAACGATTGAAAAGGGCAATCTTGCACTAACAAAATCATTAGATAAACCCAAAGTCAATAGAGAACAATTTTTTAAGGATTTAGATAATATGACATTTACTCAGATTGCTGACAAATACATATTATCAACTCCTAAGAGTAAGAAGTTTATTATAAAAAAATACATCAAATATCTATTTGCTGTGTGGCGAGGAACAAATCATTCTCCAAAAGCCATATATCAATTTTTTAAATACAATACATTTAATGAGATAATCCATGGAAATGTATTGATACCTGCATCTCATGTTGTTATTCAACTGGAAAAAGGTGGTAAAATAATAAAGAAAGGCATATCCTATATTGGTACAAAGCGATATCGAAAATCCAAATTAGAGACAAGACTGCTGATAGAAAAAGGGGGCGTTTTGGAACTTGGACCAAATACAAATATAATGTATGGTGCAGATATTGAAGTCTTTCATGACGCGCATCTGATATACAAAGGAGAGGGAGGTAGTAATATTGGCGCCACTGTCATTTGCGGTGAAAAAATAGAAATAGGAAAAGGCACAATGATGGGACGTAATGTTTTGATTAGAGACAATAATGGAGACCATTATATAAACCGTACGGGATACAAAAATACCCGTCCTGTTGTAATAGGAGAGAAGGCTTGGTTGTGTGAGGGTTGTACCATTATGTTAGGAGTAAATATAGGAGATGGGGCGATAGTGGGAGCCAAAGCATTTGTTACTTCTAATATTCCACCAAATACAATGGTGTCTGGCAATCCTTCGAAAGTTGTTGACGAAGATGTTCTCTGGAAATACTAA
- a CDS encoding UpxZ family transcription anti-terminator antagonist — MSDQVSSLFSLAHSLLTLGQDDRPIYVDDFTRLNRDVYESALNSYGKHGSTPEAEAELCLGLLVAFNATMYDNGHKQEYIQKVLDRSFAVLPILKPSLLKVRLLTYCYGEVYEEKLAEEAHAIISTWETSRLNLEQVEIIEELQYIEENPYPFEEVDLL, encoded by the coding sequence ATGAGTGATCAAGTTTCATCCTTATTTTCCCTGGCTCACAGTCTTCTCACTCTGGGGCAGGATGACCGTCCGATTTATGTCGATGATTTCACCCGTCTGAATCGTGATGTTTATGAATCGGCCCTGAACTCGTATGGAAAGCATGGCTCTACTCCTGAAGCTGAAGCCGAACTTTGTCTGGGGCTTTTAGTGGCTTTCAATGCCACTATGTACGATAATGGCCATAAACAGGAATATATTCAGAAGGTTCTGGACCGTAGTTTTGCAGTGCTTCCTATCCTAAAGCCTTCGCTTCTGAAAGTCCGTCTGCTGACTTATTGTTATGGTGAAGTATATGAAGAAAAATTGGCTGAGGAAGCACATGCCATAATTTCAACTTGGGAAACATCCCGATTGAATTTGGAGCAAGTGGAGATAATTGAGGAATTACAATATATTGAGGAGAATCCTTATCCTTTTGAGGAAGTTGATTTATTATAA